In the bacterium SCSIO 12741 genome, TTTGCAAACCACCAGCGCAAACCCACTAATAGAAAGCGCCAATCCCTAAAGAATTCCGGTGGTTTTCCTTCAAAGGCATGCCCAATAAATTGAAGAACCCAACCCGCTCCAAAAAGGCTCCATACCCACATCCACAAATGAGGGTAAATGAGGGCTGGAATCAGTCCCAGCAGAGAAAGAACGATAAGCGGAATTCCAAGGGTATGGCAAAATCGATTTATCCGGTTTTGATGACTCAGTGAATATTGCCGAATCCATTCGTCCCAACTGCGATTTCCAAGCATAAAAAAGGATGAAAACTGGAGCCAAATCAGCTCCGTAAAGCCCTTTAAAATTAGCATAAATATCCCAACACAACGCCTTGAAGATGAGAGGTCAAATTACCATTAAGAATCGACCCATGACATGATCCATCGTTCAAATACCACATCCTCCCCTATCCATTTGGTTATTTTTGATCCTTCCTTACAGGAAGGAGAGTAACTCAGAATCATAACATCGCGACAAAAAAATTATCATGTCTGGATCAATCGGGAAAAATTCGGCTACTGCCGGAATATCACTAAACGCCCAAACACTCAAACGAAC is a window encoding:
- a CDS encoding DUF962 domain-containing protein, producing MLGNRSWDEWIRQYSLSHQNRINRFCHTLGIPLIVLSLLGLIPALIYPHLWMWVWSLFGAGWVLQFIGHAFEGKPPEFFRDWRFLLVGLRWWFAKIRGKA